Genomic window (Gloeocapsa sp. DLM2.Bin57):
TTTATGAGATGGGAATGACTAAAGGGCTAGAAGAGGTCTTAGAAGAGATAGGTGTTAAATATAATGTCTTCTATGATGTAGAGCCAGATCCTTCTCTAGATACGGTACAACGTGGGTTAACCATGATGAATAACTTTGACCCTGATGTAATTATCGCTATTGGGGGTGGATCTCCGATGGATGCAGCTAAGATTATGTGGTTGATGTATGAACATCCCGAGATTGAATTTGAGGGATTAGCCATGCGTTTTATGGATATCCGTAAGCGGGTTTATGATTTACCACCTTTAGGGGAAAAAGCGATTATGGTCGCTATTCCTACCACCTCGGGAACAGGTTCAGAGGTTACCCCCTTTGCGGTAGTAACTGATCGCCGTAATCAGATTAAATATCCTTTAGCTGATTATGCGTTAACCCCCAATATGGCGATCATCGATCCTGAGTTAGTGTTAAATATGCCGAAAGCTTTGACCGCGTTTGGTGGAGTTGACGCTTTAACCCACGCTTTAGAAGCTTATGTCTCGGTATTAGCTTCAGAGTTTACTAATGGATTATCCCTAGAAGCGATTCGTCTAATTTTCAAATACCTTCCTGATTCTTATCATCAAGGTGCACATAATCCCAAAGCCAGAGAAAAAATGCACTATGCAGCTACTATGGCGGGTTTAGCTTTTGCCAATGGTTTCTTAGGTATTTGTCATTCTATGGCGCACCAATTGGGGGCAATTTTCCACATTCCCCACGGTTTAGCTAACGCTTTGATGATTTCCTACGTCATTAAATACAACGCTACCGATGCACCTTTTAAACAGGCGACTTTCTCACAATATAAATACCCTAACGCTAAATGGCGTTATGCTCGTATCGCTGATTATCTCAATCTTGGGGGTAATAATGAAGAAGAGAAGATTAATCTGTTGATTACAGCTATTGAAGACTTGAAGCGTCAGGTTAATATACCTAGTTCGATTCGAGAGGTTATTTCTGAAAGTGAAGCCCAATTCTTAGCTAAACTAGATGAATTATCAGAACAAGCTTTTGATGATCAATGTACAGGATCTAATCCTCGTTATCCTTTGATTAGTGATTTAAAACAGCTTTTCATTGATGCTTATTATGGGCGTTTAGCTGATAATCCACAACCCCTAGAACCAACTTCTCAACCCCAAACTGCTGAAGTTTAAGTATATTTGTGACCAAATTAGATGAGCTTACCATCAGCAATCGCTGCTGTTGAAAGCTCATCTATGTTTTCTTATCCACTTTTGCTTTTAACAATTCTTTCAATTGGTACTGATTATCATCATTGATTAAACTCAGAGCAGGAAGACCCGTTAACTTGGTAATTAACGCCAAGCCCGCACTAGTATTAGTAGCGACTCCGCTGATAAGATCAGGTGTAATCCCAAAACCTTTAATCACTCCTACTACTGCATAGGGATCACAAGCGCATAAAACCGTTAAACAAATATGTTCTTTAATTTCCTCAAGTACAATTGAGCCATTATAAGGTTCAAAAGGAGAAGCCCCCGCTTCTACGACTACTACATCAGGGTTATGAGCAGCGATCAGAGTTAATAAAATAAGGAGACATTGTCGAAATTCTTCACCAGGACAAATAGAAGAAGGTAATCCAACATCAACAAAATCAAAAATCTGATCAGCTCCTGCATCTTTCATCGCGAGAATATCTCGGTAACGACTAGCACCAGTTAATTTAGCCCCTATTACTTTTAAACCCAATACCACCAGTAATTATTAATTTAGTACCTGATGTAGTTGGTTGTAAATTTAAAATTTTTTGTTCAATTGCACTAACATCCTCAAGATTGAGTATTCTGACATCAACGATCGCTTTGCTTTCAGGAGCAATCACATTGGAACGAATTCCACCATCAATAGTTCCCACATTAACGCTTATACCTTTAACAGGGTCATTGAGAGCAAACAATTTTTGAATCACAAAAGATAACTCTAGAATAGCACTAGCACCCTTTTCAGGATCTAACCCTGCGTGAGCTGCTTTGCCGATAACTTGAACCGTAAACCTACCTACTCCTTTACGTCTAGTTTTCAGCTTTCCCCGAGGACCTAAAGATGGTTCCATGATTAAAGCTCGATTGGCTCTTTGAGCTAATTTACGGATTGCTTGAGTTGATTCAATGCTACCGATTTCTTCATCAGAATTAATTAAGATAACTGGAGCTACTTGTAAAGTTAAATCTTGAGCTAGAATTGCTTCAACTGCGAAAATACTCGATACTAGTCCGGCTTTCATATCATAACTACCAGGTCCATAGAGTTTACCTTCTTGAGAATAAAGAGGCATTTTGGCTATAGTTCCCAAAGGCCAAACAGTATCACAATGTCCTAACAATAGTTGTATTGCTTGATTTTTAGCTCTATTTTGCGGTAAAGCCAATAAATGTCCTCCTGTTTTCTTTCCAGGAAGATAACGAACTAAATAACCTCTTTTACGCCAAGCTTCTGTAAGAATCCTTAAAATCTTTCCTTGACTAGCTGGTACAGTAGAGGGAGATTCAGTCAGAATCAATTCTTTAAGTAACTCTTGCATTGGTGTTTGACGACTATGGAGATAATCTCGTAATCTTCTAGTCTGATTAGAATAACTCATTGGCTAAACCCCTCTGGAAAAGGAAAAGAAAAACTAGAATCAATGATTTTATATCGACCAGGAGAGAGATAGACTAAGAGAGGACATTTTTGTAATACATCTTGGTCATCGCGATCGCTTTCCCTAGCAGCCTGAGGATCTAGATAAGCTGCGACTATTTGACCAACAATTAAACTATTTTTACCAAAACCATCAATAATTCTGTCTAGATTACATTCTAGAAAACAATAACCCTCTGCTAAAAATACACCATCTATTACAGAAGCTTTTTGAGTAGGCAATATTTGTAAAGAAGGTTTAGAATGATCCTCACAACGAGGACTAGCTGATAAACTAGTTAAAACTATTTGTTCTGGTTTAGGAAAGGTTATCGTAAATACTTTTTCTCTGACTATATTTTGATAAGTACCATGACTAGGAGTACAGACAAAGCCAAAATAATTATCCCATCCTAAAGGCATTGCCATATGTTTTGGGGCTAAATCGTAAGCTCCCGTCTCTTCTTTGCTACCTATAACTACAAATTGTGCTACTAGAAAAAAGCGATCCCAGATGTTATATTTTAGGTCTAATTTAACCAATTGTTGAGACATTTTAACCTCCTACACGAGGTATATTTCTATGATAGCAATGTTAAACTCTATCCTTAATCAATGTGAATCGGTTGGCAGACTCCTACTAGCTTTAATTCGGGCCCTTGAAAACAAATAATCCCCATACCCCACACCCTACACCCCATACCCTATTACCAATATCTTATGACAAAGATGCAATATATGAGTTAAACCAAGAAAGCTATTTACAACATCAACAATGGATGAGTTACGCCCTAAATTTAGCTCAAATCGGTCTTGAATCAGGTGAAGTTCCCGTTGGAGCTGTTATTATTGATGCAGAGGGAAACTTAATCGCTCAAGCAACCAATCGCAAAGAAAAAAACCAAGATCCCACAGCCCACGCTGAAATAATCGCTATTCGTCAAGCTAGCCATAAATTAGGCACATGGAGATTAAACAATTGTATCCTTTACGTTACCCTAGAACCCTGTATCATGTGTACAGGAGCAATTATTCAAGCTAGACTCGGTTTATTGGTTTATGGTGTTGACGATCCCAAAACTGGAGCAGTGCGCAGTGTGTTTAACTTACCAGATAGTCTAGCTTCTAATCATCGTTTACAGGTTTTAGCGGGAATTAAAGAATTAGCCTGTAAAAAACAATTACAATCTTGGTTTGCACGACAACGCCAAGAAAAGCTAAAATAGGAGCAGACATGGTTAACTAGTCTATATTAATTTAGTATTTAGCCCCGAGTGTGAAAAAAAGTTCTGATCTTTCTCTCTCATTAAATCTTAAAGAGCTTTTTCCTTTTGAATTAGACGATTTTCAATTACAGGCGATCGCTGCTCTTGACGCTGGTAACTCTGTTGTGGTTTGTGCTCCCACAGGCTCTGGTAAAACTCTCATAGGCGAATATGGGATTCATCGTGCTTTAGCCCAAGGAAAAAGAGTCTTCTATACTACTCCCCTCAAAGCCCTTTCTAATCAAAAATTCCGGGATTTTAGGGAGCTTTTAGACAATCCTCAAGACGTTGGCTTAATCACAGGTGATATTATTATCAACCCAGACGCAGCTATTGTAGTGATGACTACAGAAATTTTCCGCAATATGCTGTACGAAACCCCTATTGGACAAGTAGGAACATCCCTAGAAAACGTAGAATCAGTAGTACTAGACGAGTGTCACTATATTAGCGATACATCTAGAGGTACAGTATGGGAAGAATCAATAATCTATTGTCCTGCTAAGATTCAATTAATAGCATTATCAGCAACTATCGGCAATCCAGAACAACTCAGCGATTGGATTGAGCAAGTGCGCAACTCTCAACAAGCAGACAGTCAATACAAATGCGTCTTAATCAACTCCAATTTTCGTCCTGTCCCCTTAAGGGTTTATTTTAGCTCTCTTGATGGTTTATTACCCTTACTCAATCAAAAACAAAACCAAATCAATAGCCAACTCAAAATACAGAGCCAAAAATACGCCAGAAGGAGGCTTTATCGAGAAGATTGTCCTAACATACCTCAAATTATTGAGCAATTAATCCAAGGAGATATGCTCCCCGCGATTTATATAATTTTCAGTCGTCGCGGTTGTGAACAAGCAATCAAATCCCTAGACTCATTACA
Coding sequences:
- a CDS encoding M20 family peptidase, yielding MSYSNQTRRLRDYLHSRQTPMQELLKELILTESPSTVPASQGKILRILTEAWRKRGYLVRYLPGKKTGGHLLALPQNRAKNQAIQLLLGHCDTVWPLGTIAKMPLYSQEGKLYGPGSYDMKAGLVSSIFAVEAILAQDLTLQVAPVILINSDEEIGSIESTQAIRKLAQRANRALIMEPSLGPRGKLKTRRKGVGRFTVQVIGKAAHAGLDPEKGASAILELSFVIQKLFALNDPVKGISVNVGTIDGGIRSNVIAPESKAIVDVRILNLEDVSAIEQKILNLQPTTSGTKLIITGGIGFKSNRG
- a CDS encoding flavin reductase; translation: MSQQLVKLDLKYNIWDRFFLVAQFVVIGSKEETGAYDLAPKHMAMPLGWDNYFGFVCTPSHGTYQNIVREKVFTITFPKPEQIVLTSLSASPRCEDHSKPSLQILPTQKASVIDGVFLAEGYCFLECNLDRIIDGFGKNSLIVGQIVAAYLDPQAARESDRDDQDVLQKCPLLVYLSPGRYKIIDSSFSFPFPEGFSQ
- a CDS encoding nucleoside deaminase, giving the protein MSYALNLAQIGLESGEVPVGAVIIDAEGNLIAQATNRKEKNQDPTAHAEIIAIRQASHKLGTWRLNNCILYVTLEPCIMCTGAIIQARLGLLVYGVDDPKTGAVRSVFNLPDSLASNHRLQVLAGIKELACKKQLQSWFARQRQEKLK